Proteins encoded in a region of the Phaenicophaeus curvirostris isolate KB17595 chromosome 1, BPBGC_Pcur_1.0, whole genome shotgun sequence genome:
- the LOC138729958 gene encoding toll-like receptor 7, with translation MVPCAKMSNAMKFVLLFLFPLLLSGSWFPKSLPCDVRASEGTVTVDCTDRRLMEVPKGIPANATNLTLSINHIPHLYPMSFAHLKNLMEIDFRCNCVPVKLGPKDHVCTTRPKIENGSFAVLTRLKSLYLDANQLLEIPRGLPSTLSLLSLEANSIVSIQRANLSELGNIEMLYLGQNCYYRNPCNVSFEIEKTAFLELKKLTILSLKSNNLTHVPPNLSSTLKELYIYNNMIQVIEEQDLSDLHNLEILDLSGNCPRCYNAPYPCIPCPKSSIQIHANAFHALTNLRILRLHSNSLQTIPSSWFKNIRNLKELDLSQNFLIKEIGDAQFLRFIPSLVELDLSFNFEPKMYPPRLNLSKTFSSLTNLETLRIRGYVFKELREGNLDPLLNLTNLSVLDLGTNFIKVADLRMFKQFPALKFIDLSVNKISPSSGESDCNGYCSNPRISVEQYNRKILQEMHYFRYDVYARSCRSKDKEAESYTSSLNEECLKYGETLDLSRNNVFFVNPSDFEGLHSLRCLNLSGNAMSQTLNGSEFSYLSGLKYLDFSNNRIDLLYPTAFAELKLLEILDLSNNKHYFLAEGVTQVLSFMKDLSHLKKLMMNENEIATSANTGMESQSLQILEFRGNRLDILWMDGNARYLSFFKNLTSLEQLDISFNSLSFIPPDVFKAMPPQLKILNITNNRLKRFLWGSLQYLKKLVTLDLSNNLLTTVAHELSNCSSTLQELILRNNRIQRLSKHFLRGAFQLKYLDLSSNKIEIIKKSSFPENVINNLRMLLLHGNPFKCNCDAVWFVWWINQTQVTIPLLATDVTCAGPGAHKEKSVVFLDLYTCELDTSYLILYALSVSTLLGFMVFTVMSHLYFWDVWYTYHYCTARLKGYQRLSSPDSCYDAFIAYDNEDPAVNEWVLTELVERLENQKARRFNLCLQERDWLPGQPVFDNLSQSIQLSKKTIFVLTNKYIKSGSFKTTFYMAHQRLLDEKMDVIILIFLEKALQKSRYVRLRKRLCRSSVLDWPSNPRSQPYFWQCLKNAIATSSTLAYNKLLQETV, from the coding sequence GTGATGTTAGAGCCTCTGAAGGAACTGTGACAGTGGACTGCACCGACCGGCGTCTCATGGAAGTTCCCAAGGGGATCCCGGCAAATGCTACTAATCTTACCCTAAGTATTAACCATATTCCCCATCTCTATCCAATGTCCTTTGCTCATCTTAAAAACCTCATGGAGATTGACTTCAGGTGCAACTGTGTGCCTGTCAAACTGGGACCCAAAGATCATGTGTGCACCACAAGACCAAAGATTGAGAATGGCAGTTTTGCTGTCCTGACAAGACTGAAGTCGTTGTATTTGGATGCAAACCAGCTTTTAGAAATACCTCGGGGTCTTCCTAGTACTTTAAGTCTGCTGAGCCTGGAAGCGAACAGTATTGTTTCTATCCAAAGGGCTAATTTATCAGAGCTAGGAAATATTGAAATGTTGTATCTGGGACAGAACTGCTACTACCGTAACCCATGCaatgtttcatttgaaattgAAAAAACTGCCTTTCTGGAGCTGAAAAAATTAACAATACTATCCCTGAAGTCTAACAACTTAACTCATGTTCCACCCAATTTGTCATCGACTTTAAAGGAATTGTATATTTACAATAACATGATTCAAGTCATTGAAGAACAGGATTTAAGTGACCTTCACAATCTAGAAATTCTTGACCTAAGTGGCAATTGCCCACGTTGCTATAATGCTCCATATCCTTGTATTCCCTGCCCCAAGAGCTCAATACAGATACACGCAAACGCTTTTCATGCCTTGACAAATTTAAGGATTTTACGACTTCACAGTAACTCTCTGCAGACCATACCCAGCAGCTGGTTTAAAAACATCAGGAATCTCAAAGAACTTGACCTCTCCCAGAATTTCCTCATAAAGGAGAttggagatgctcagtttttgaGGTTTATCCCCAGCCTTGTAGAGCTTGATCTGTCCTTTAATTTTGAGCCAAAGATGTACCCACCACGCCTGAATCTGTCTAAGACATTTTCCTCCCTCACTAACCTGGAAACCCTCAGGATCAGGGGTTATGTCTTTAAAGAACTGAGAGAAGGAAATCTAGATCCATTGCTCAATCTTACAAATCTCTCGGTGTTGGATCTTGGGACTAATTTTATTAAAGTTGCTGACCTGAGAATGTTCAAGCAATTCCCAGCTCTTAAATTTATAGACCTCTCGGTGAATAAAATTTCTCCTTCTTCAGGTGAAAGTGACTGTAATGGGTATTGTTCTAATCCTAGGATTTCAGTAGAGCAATACAACAGGAAAATATTACAAGAGATGCATTATTTCAGGTATGATGTGTATGCTCGAAGCTGCAGGTCCAAAGACAAGGAGGCTGAATCCTACACATCTTCACTTAATGAAGAGTGCCTGAAATATGGAGAAACTCTAGATTTAAGTagaaacaatgttttttttgttaatcCTTCAGACTTCGAGGGACTTCATTCCCTCAGATGTCTCAACTTGTCTGGTAATGCAATGAGTCAAACTTTAAATGGAAGTGAATTTTCCTACTTGTCTGGTTTGAAATACCTGGATTTTTCTAACAACCGGATTGATTTGCTGTACCCAACTGCTTTTGCAGAGCTAAAACTTTTAGAAATTCTTGACCTGAGCAATAATAAACATTATTTCCTGGCAGAAGGTGTTACTCAGGTGCTTAGTTTTATGAAAGACTTGTCCCATCTGAAGAAGCTGATGATGAATGAGAATGAGATTGCTACCTCTGCAAACACAGGAATGGAAAGCCAATCGCTCCAGATTTTAGAATTCAGAGGAAATCGTTTAGATATTTTATGGATGGATGGGAATGCCAGATACTTGTCATTCTTCAAGAATCTGACCAGCCTCGAACAATTGGATATTTCCTTCAACTCACTCAGTTTTATACCTCCTGATGTTTTTAAAGCTATGCCTCCACAACTCAAGATCCTCAACATAACCAATAACAGGCTGAAGCGTTTCCTCTGGGGCAGCCTGCAGTATCTGAAGAAACTAGTAACTCTGGACCTGAGCAATAACCTTCTGACTACTGTTGCCCATGAATTGTCCAACTGCTCTTCAACGCTCCAGGAACTGATACTCCGAAACAATCGGATTCAGCGACTAAGTAAACACTTTCTCCGAGGTGCTTTTCAGTTGAAATACTTGGACCTCAGCTCAAATAAGAttgaaatcattaaaaaatcTAGTTTCCCTGAAAATGTCATTAACAACTTGAGGATGCTGCTTTTGCATGGCAATCCTTTCAAGTGCAATTGTGATGCCGTGTGGTTTGTTTGGTGGATCAATCAGACTCAAGTGACTATTCCTCTCCTGGCCACAGACGTGACCTGTGCTGGCCCAGGGGCACATAAAGAAAAGAGTGTGGTTTTCTTGGATCTGTATACCTGTGAGCTGGACACCTCGTATTTGATCCTGTACGCTCTTTCCGTTTCAACTCTCCTCGGCTTTATGGTGTTCACAGTGATGAGCCATCTCTATTTCTGGGATGTGTGGTATACTTACCATTACTGCACTGCCAGGTTGAAGGGCTATCAGCGTTTATCTTCACCAGATTCTTGCTACGATGCTTTTATTGCCTATGACAATGAGGATCCAGCTGTGAACGAGTGGGTGCTGACAGAACTGGTTGAAAGGCTGGAAAATCAAAAAGCCAGACGGTTCAATTTGTGCCTGCAAGAGAGGGACTGGCTCCCAGGACAGCCGGTCTTTGACAACCTGTCCCAGAGCATTCAGCTGAGCAAAAAGACCATATTTGTGCTGACCAATAAGTATATTAAAAGCGGCAGCTTCAAGACCACATTTTACATGGCCCACCAGCGGCTTCTAGATGAAAAAATGGATGTTATTATCTTGATATTTCTTGAgaaggctttgcagaagtcccGCTATGTGCGGCTGAGGAAGCGGCTGTGCAGAAGTTCTGTCCTGGACTGGCCAAGTAACCCTCGATCTCAGCCCTACTTCTGGCAGTGCCTGAA